The Devosia sp. YIM 151766 genome includes a region encoding these proteins:
- a CDS encoding primosomal protein N', with protein sequence MLTGPDIVAVMVGVAVEGPYSYRVPEGMAVGRGSIVAVPLGPRLILGVVWGAPKDMVAHNRLRDIAHAYDVPPLSEELLALVEWVARYTLAAPGQVLRGVLRSPEALEAPRPVIAYRRTGHEPEKLTPARLRVLDALMDDMAWPKPALIGAAGVSPSVIDGLERAGALERIEMPPPPVVLPPEADGNPAKLNAEQQRALAQILALDANGFGVALLDGVTGGGKTEVFFEAVADSLRAGRQALILLPEIALTNTFIERFTRRFGARPAEWHSDMTPVQRAKVWRGVLDGTVRAVVGARSALFLPFRELGLLVLDEEHDGAYKQSDGFTYHARDMAIVRANLAKARVVLSSATPSVESRNNANAGRYGHVRLESRFAEAAMPDVTAIDMRVDGPEKGAWIAPALAREVFAALDRGEQALLFLNRRGYAPLTLCRACGHQYQCPDCSAWMVEHRFRGVLMCHHCGHETRTPSVCGECGEADSLVAVGPGVERVAEEAAARFPDARRVLLSTDMGSHAQLRQRFAEIERGEYDLIIGTQLVSKGHHFEKLSVVGVLDADLGLAHGDPRAAEKTFQILTQVAGRAGRASRHGKAFLQTYHPGHPVMQAMVSGDREAFYAQELLAREAGGMPPFGRLAALIVSANEQHRAMAHARHLLSAAPMAEGVRLYGPADAPVAMIRGRHRVRLLAQSGKDFDLSGYMRFWLGSAERPKGDLKVQIDIDPMSFM encoded by the coding sequence ATGCTGACAGGTCCGGACATCGTAGCGGTCATGGTCGGGGTGGCCGTCGAGGGCCCCTATTCCTATCGCGTGCCCGAAGGCATGGCGGTCGGCCGTGGTTCGATCGTGGCGGTGCCGCTGGGGCCGCGGCTGATTCTGGGCGTGGTCTGGGGTGCGCCGAAGGATATGGTGGCGCATAACCGGCTGCGCGATATCGCCCATGCCTATGACGTGCCGCCTCTGTCCGAGGAATTGCTGGCACTGGTGGAATGGGTGGCGCGCTATACGCTGGCGGCGCCGGGACAGGTGCTGCGCGGGGTGCTGCGCTCGCCCGAGGCGCTGGAAGCGCCCCGGCCGGTGATCGCCTATCGCCGCACCGGGCACGAGCCGGAAAAGCTGACGCCGGCGCGGTTGCGGGTGCTCGATGCCTTGATGGACGACATGGCCTGGCCCAAACCGGCGCTGATCGGGGCGGCGGGGGTGTCGCCCTCGGTGATCGACGGGCTGGAACGGGCCGGGGCGCTGGAACGCATCGAAATGCCGCCGCCGCCAGTGGTCTTGCCGCCCGAAGCGGACGGCAATCCGGCCAAGCTCAATGCCGAGCAGCAGCGGGCGCTGGCGCAGATCCTGGCGCTCGACGCCAATGGTTTCGGAGTGGCGCTGCTCGATGGCGTGACCGGCGGCGGCAAGACGGAAGTGTTCTTCGAGGCGGTGGCCGACAGCTTGCGGGCGGGCAGGCAGGCGCTGATCCTGCTGCCGGAAATCGCGCTGACCAATACGTTCATCGAGCGCTTCACCAGGCGGTTCGGCGCCAGGCCCGCCGAATGGCATTCGGACATGACCCCGGTGCAGCGGGCCAAAGTGTGGCGCGGCGTCCTGGACGGCACGGTGCGGGCCGTGGTCGGCGCTCGCTCGGCGCTGTTCCTGCCATTTCGCGAACTGGGCCTGCTGGTGCTCGATGAGGAGCATGACGGGGCCTATAAGCAGTCCGACGGTTTCACCTATCACGCCCGCGACATGGCGATCGTGCGGGCCAATCTGGCCAAGGCGCGGGTGGTGCTGTCCTCGGCCACGCCATCGGTGGAATCGCGCAACAATGCCAATGCCGGCCGTTATGGACATGTGCGGCTGGAAAGCCGCTTCGCCGAGGCGGCCATGCCGGACGTCACCGCCATCGACATGCGGGTGGACGGGCCGGAAAAGGGTGCGTGGATCGCCCCGGCCCTGGCGCGCGAAGTGTTCGCCGCCCTCGACCGGGGCGAGCAGGCGCTTTTGTTCCTCAACCGGCGGGGCTATGCGCCGCTGACGCTTTGCCGCGCCTGCGGGCATCAATATCAGTGCCCGGATTGTTCGGCCTGGATGGTGGAGCATCGCTTTCGGGGCGTGCTCATGTGCCATCATTGCGGGCATGAAACGCGCACGCCCAGCGTCTGCGGCGAATGCGGGGAGGCCGACAGCCTCGTCGCCGTCGGGCCGGGAGTGGAGCGGGTGGCCGAGGAAGCGGCGGCGCGGTTTCCCGATGCCAGGCGGGTGCTGCTTTCGACCGATATGGGCAGCCATGCGCAATTGCGTCAGCGTTTCGCCGAAATCGAGCGCGGCGAATACGATCTCATCATCGGCACCCAATTGGTGTCCAAGGGGCACCATTTCGAAAAGCTCTCGGTGGTCGGCGTGCTCGATGCCGATCTGGGGCTGGCGCATGGCGATCCCCGGGCCGCCGAAAAGACCTTCCAGATCCTGACCCAGGTGGCGGGGCGCGCCGGCCGCGCTTCCCGGCACGGCAAGGCGTTCCTGCAAACCTATCATCCCGGCCATCCGGTGATGCAGGCCATGGTGAGCGGCGACCGCGAGGCGTTTTACGCCCAGGAATTGCTGGCGCGGGAGGCCGGCGGCATGCCGCCTTTCGGGCGGCTGGCGGCGCTGATCGTCTCGGCCAATGAACAGCACAGGGCCATGGCCCATGCGCGGCACCTGCTATCGGCGGCGCCGATGGCCGAAGGGGTGCGGCTCTATGGGCCGGCCGATGCGCCCGTCGCCATGATCCGCGGCCGGCACCGCGTACGGCTATTGGCGCAATCGGGCAAGGATTTCGACCTGTCCGGCTATATGCGCTTCTGGCTCGGCAGCGCGGAAAGGCCCAAGGGCGACCTCAAGGTGCAGATCGATATCGACCCGATGAGTTTCATGTGA
- a CDS encoding tyrosine recombinase XerC: MTDSAFATDDFIRERISAWLRDLGSVKRLAPKTLEAYNRDLSQFMSFLATHMGGPVTLQSLQELRGADIRAFMARRRTESLGSRSLARVLSALKSFFGFLEREGILASEALNVIRTPRIAPSLPKALTIVEARQTIATTGQMEERPWVAARDMAVISLCYGAGLRISEALALTRSDLEADTLRVTGKGGRMRMVPLIAPVRQAIDTYLGLVPFKLWPEEPLFRGVRGGVLSPRLIQLRMQQLRSALGLPPSATPHALRHSFATHLLGKGGDLRSIQELLGHASLSTTQIYTAVDTEHLLESYARAHPRG, from the coding sequence ATGACCGACAGCGCCTTTGCCACCGACGATTTCATCCGCGAGCGCATCTCCGCCTGGCTGCGCGATCTGGGCTCGGTGAAACGCCTCGCGCCCAAGACGCTGGAAGCCTATAATCGCGACCTGTCGCAATTCATGAGCTTCCTCGCCACCCATATGGGCGGACCGGTGACCCTGCAATCGCTCCAGGAATTGCGCGGCGCCGATATCCGCGCCTTCATGGCCCGGCGCCGCACCGAAAGCCTCGGCTCGCGCTCGCTGGCCCGGGTGCTCTCGGCGCTGAAGAGCTTTTTCGGCTTTCTCGAACGCGAGGGCATTCTGGCCAGCGAGGCGCTCAACGTCATCCGCACCCCCAGGATCGCGCCTTCCCTGCCCAAGGCCCTCACCATTGTCGAAGCGAGGCAGACCATCGCCACCACCGGCCAGATGGAGGAACGCCCCTGGGTCGCGGCCCGCGACATGGCAGTGATTTCCCTGTGCTACGGCGCCGGCCTGCGCATTTCCGAGGCATTGGCGCTGACCCGCTCCGATCTCGAAGCGGATACGCTGCGCGTCACCGGCAAGGGCGGCAGGATGCGCATGGTGCCGCTGATCGCCCCGGTGCGGCAGGCCATCGACACCTATCTCGGCCTCGTCCCTTTCAAGCTCTGGCCCGAAGAGCCGCTGTTCCGCGGCGTGCGCGGCGGCGTGCTCTCGCCCCGTCTCATCCAATTGCGCATGCAGCAATTGCGCTCCGCCCTCGGCCTGCCGCCCTCGGCGACGCCCCATGCCCTGCGCCATTCCTTCGCCACACACCTGCTCGGCAAGGGCGGCGATCTGCGCTCGATCCAGGAATTGCTCGGCCATGCCAGCCTCTCCACCACCCAGATCTATACCGCCGTCGATACCGAGCACCTATTGGAAAGCTATGCCCGCGCCCATCCGCGCGGCTAG
- a CDS encoding DMT family transporter encodes MPPSRTRSAPLAIDMIGYGLALGGAALFSTKGIFIKLAFAEGVSTEATLALRMLVALPVYLVILIGLLRRNDRIRALLTPRTFLACMGVGALGYYVSSYLDFAGLAFVSAQYERLVLFTYPFFVLLFGVWFFGDRMNWKLLPAMLTTYAGLLVIFTWNLAVQPEGLLLGTVLVLGAALTFAFYQHLARRQMLIIGSGLFTCIGMSTAACLAIGQSLLVDGPASYATFSPYIWFLGLMLGIFGTVLPSFLLNAGIARIGARATASTASLGPIITIALAIVILGEQFTIFHAIGTALVLLGSSLFARLENRARGEA; translated from the coding sequence ATGCCCCCCTCCCGGACCCGATCCGCTCCACTCGCCATCGATATGATCGGCTATGGCCTCGCCCTTGGCGGCGCGGCGCTGTTTTCCACCAAGGGCATTTTCATCAAGCTCGCCTTCGCCGAAGGCGTCTCGACCGAGGCGACGCTGGCCCTGCGCATGCTGGTGGCGCTGCCGGTCTATCTCGTCATCCTGATCGGCCTGCTGCGGCGCAATGACCGGATCCGCGCCCTATTGACCCCACGAACCTTTCTGGCCTGCATGGGCGTTGGCGCCCTGGGCTATTACGTTTCCAGCTATCTCGATTTTGCCGGCCTGGCCTTCGTCTCGGCGCAATATGAGCGATTGGTCCTGTTCACCTATCCGTTCTTCGTGCTGCTGTTCGGCGTCTGGTTCTTCGGCGACCGCATGAACTGGAAATTGCTGCCGGCCATGCTGACCACCTATGCCGGCCTGCTGGTCATCTTCACCTGGAACCTGGCCGTGCAGCCCGAAGGCCTGCTGCTCGGCACCGTCCTGGTGTTGGGCGCAGCCCTGACCTTCGCCTTCTATCAGCACCTGGCCCGGCGACAGATGCTGATTATCGGCTCGGGCCTGTTCACCTGTATCGGCATGTCCACCGCCGCCTGCCTTGCCATCGGCCAGAGCCTTTTGGTCGATGGTCCCGCCAGTTATGCCACCTTCAGCCCCTATATCTGGTTCCTCGGCCTGATGCTGGGCATTTTTGGCACCGTGCTGCCCTCTTTCCTACTCAATGCCGGCATTGCCCGCATCGGTGCGCGCGCCACTGCCTCCACCGCTTCTCTGGGCCCCATCATCACCATCGCGCTGGCCATAGTCATTCTGGGGGAGCAATTCACCATCTTCCATGCCATCGGCACCGCGCTGGTTCTGCTCGGCTCGTCGCTGTTCGCGCGCCTTGAAAACCGCGCCCGGGGCGAGGCCTAG
- a CDS encoding succinate dehydrogenase iron-sulfur subunit, with amino-acid sequence MAELTLRKADQPQKGQTWPKPEGATRLREYHVYRYDPDKQDNPRIDTYFVDLDACGPMILDGLLYIKNNIDPTLTLRRSCREGICGSCSMNINGLNTLACTKGMDDSSGPIKIYPLPHMPVVKDLVPDLSNFYAQHRAIEPWLKTTSPAPEKEWTQSIENRAKLDGLYECILCACCSTSCPSYWWNGEKYLGPAALLQAYRWLIDSRDETTSERLDNLEDPFKLYRCHTIMNCSQACPKGLNPAKAIAQIKKMMVERRVAA; translated from the coding sequence ATGGCCGAACTGACTTTGCGCAAGGCCGACCAGCCGCAAAAGGGCCAGACCTGGCCCAAGCCGGAAGGCGCGACGCGCCTGCGCGAATATCACGTCTATCGCTATGACCCGGACAAGCAGGACAATCCGCGCATCGACACCTATTTCGTCGATCTGGACGCCTGCGGCCCGATGATCCTGGACGGCCTGCTCTATATCAAGAACAATATCGACCCGACGCTGACGCTGCGCCGCTCCTGCCGCGAGGGGATTTGCGGGTCGTGCTCGATGAATATCAACGGGCTCAATACCCTGGCCTGCACCAAGGGCATGGATGACAGTTCGGGCCCCATCAAGATCTATCCGCTGCCGCATATGCCGGTGGTCAAGGACCTGGTGCCGGACCTCAGCAATTTCTACGCCCAGCACCGGGCCATCGAGCCCTGGCTCAAGACCACCTCGCCGGCGCCGGAAAAGGAATGGACGCAGTCCATCGAGAACCGCGCCAAGCTCGACGGGCTCTATGAGTGCATTCTCTGCGCCTGCTGCTCGACCTCCTGCCCGTCCTATTGGTGGAACGGAGAGAAATATCTCGGTCCCGCGGCGCTGTTGCAGGCCTATCGCTGGCTGATCGACAGCCGCGACGAGACCACCAGCGAACGCCTCGACAACCTCGAAGACCCGTTCAAGCTCTATCGCTGCCACACGATCATGAACTGCTCGCAGGCCTGCCCCAAGGGCCTCAATCCGGCCAAGGCCATTGCGCAGATCAAGAAGATGATGGTGGAGCGCAGGGTCGCGGCTTAG